The following proteins are co-located in the Flammeovirga kamogawensis genome:
- a CDS encoding MarC family protein produces the protein MNEVLTYALLAFTSFFTLINPVGIMPVFMTMTNQLENKERKRTALRATLIAYCFLLFFAISGQSLFKFFGISIDSLRVVGGMIFFLVGFDMLQARLGSVKVTKDEIHEYARDVAITPLAIPIICGPGSIANAIILMDNAGDDPMKIGGLVLAITGVLTITCLSLLSAGPIMKVIGDTGNKLMLRLMGLIVMVMAVEFFFAGIGPLIKRFIDV, from the coding sequence ATGAACGAAGTTTTAACGTATGCCCTCTTGGCATTTACTTCCTTCTTTACGCTTATAAACCCTGTTGGTATTATGCCTGTCTTTATGACAATGACTAACCAATTGGAGAATAAAGAGCGTAAAAGAACGGCACTTCGAGCAACTTTAATTGCTTATTGTTTCTTGTTATTTTTTGCAATATCAGGTCAATCTTTATTTAAGTTCTTTGGTATCTCTATAGACAGTCTACGTGTTGTTGGAGGTATGATTTTCTTTTTAGTAGGTTTCGATATGCTTCAAGCAAGACTTGGGAGTGTAAAAGTAACTAAAGACGAAATTCATGAATATGCCAGAGATGTAGCTATTACTCCTCTTGCTATTCCTATTATTTGTGGTCCTGGTTCTATTGCCAATGCCATAATTTTAATGGATAACGCAGGTGATGACCCGATGAAAATTGGAGGCTTAGTATTAGCAATAACAGGAGTACTTACCATTACTTGCTTAAGTTTATTATCTGCAGGACCTATTATGAAAGTAATTGGCGATACTGGAAATAAACTAATGCTTCGTTTAATGGGATTAATAGTTATGGTAATGGCCGTAGAGTTTTTCTTTGCAGGTATTGGCCCATTAATTAAGCGTTTTATTGATGTTTAA
- a CDS encoding toxin-antitoxin system YwqK family antitoxin → MKRLLFLFLPLIITLSCDTIENSENNNSEMPQRAEVAKKTKPKSKEGLIVTYHSGTKVKRTEINYQRGKKNGLAKVYYENGNVRQAIDYVNDFKHGMAKEYYKDGTIYRKAFYDNNVVQRRNYYYKDGTLKSDVPYYKGKETFGLKEYSKSGKLLKVYPKILIKENDDTALYDKYVLELTLSQKRKGVKFFIAQDDKKPVRTSSTDDDNLYFLPMIKGRGVLEIPIPKGNYAMKKFTFYVEYVTYSGRKRLDKIDYNFHVTNY, encoded by the coding sequence ATGAAACGACTCTTATTCTTATTCTTGCCATTGATTATCACTTTATCTTGTGATACCATCGAAAACTCTGAAAATAATAACTCTGAAATGCCTCAGAGAGCAGAAGTAGCAAAAAAAACAAAACCAAAATCAAAAGAAGGTTTAATCGTTACTTATCATTCTGGAACTAAAGTAAAACGTACAGAAATAAACTATCAAAGAGGTAAAAAGAATGGTTTAGCAAAGGTTTATTATGAAAATGGGAATGTTCGACAAGCCATTGATTATGTAAATGATTTTAAGCATGGTATGGCAAAAGAATATTACAAAGATGGAACGATATACAGGAAAGCTTTTTATGACAATAATGTGGTGCAGCGCAGAAATTATTACTATAAAGACGGCACACTAAAATCTGATGTTCCGTATTATAAAGGCAAAGAAACCTTTGGATTAAAAGAATATTCTAAGTCAGGGAAACTATTAAAAGTATATCCTAAAATATTAATTAAAGAAAATGATGATACAGCTTTATATGATAAATATGTATTAGAACTCACGTTATCTCAAAAACGAAAAGGGGTAAAGTTTTTTATTGCTCAAGATGATAAAAAGCCAGTAAGAACAAGTAGTACAGATGATGATAATTTATATTTCTTACCTATGATTAAAGGAAGAGGTGTATTAGAAATACCAATTCCAAAAGGGAACTACGCTATGAAGAAGTTTACTTTTTATGTAGAATATGTTACTTATAGCGGGAGAAAACGATTAGATAAAATAGATTATAATTTCCATGTAACGAATTATTAG
- a CDS encoding MepB family protein — protein sequence MTTNNITSKKYPFDNTIRDFFLKKQLSNFNQFTIDKESTEYNGCSFFINEKKIIYRDSKITPKKIGQFVTFWKRDNQGITTPFHEDDNIDFYVINVQFENQLGQFIFPKDILIKKGIISTNQKEGKRGFRVYPIWDKTMSKQALSTQKWQVSFFYQHK from the coding sequence ATGACAACAAATAACATTACTTCTAAAAAGTATCCTTTTGATAACACTATAAGAGATTTCTTTCTAAAAAAACAGCTATCTAATTTCAATCAATTTACAATAGATAAAGAAAGTACTGAATACAATGGCTGTTCATTTTTTATAAATGAGAAGAAAATAATTTATAGAGATAGTAAAATTACGCCTAAGAAAATTGGTCAGTTTGTTACTTTTTGGAAGCGCGATAACCAAGGTATAACAACACCTTTTCATGAAGATGATAACATTGATTTTTATGTAATCAATGTACAATTCGAAAATCAGTTGGGGCAGTTTATATTCCCTAAAGATATTTTGATTAAAAAGGGAATTATTTCTACAAATCAGAAAGAAGGTAAACGTGGTTTTAGAGTATATCCAATCTGGGATAAAACTATGAGTAAACAAGCACTATCCACTCAAAAATGGCAAGTCAGTTTCTTTTATCAACATAAATAA
- a CDS encoding saccharopine dehydrogenase family protein, with product MKTIIILGAGRSASSLIHYLCQHAKANNWQIKVGDFQQELAEEKIKGFEDIASSFQFDINNPTHRQEYIGQADIVVSLLPARFHIEAAREAVKQGVPLTTASYITDEMQELDQEAKDKGIILLNEMGLDPGIDHMSAMKMIEEVKEKGYSIEGFESFTGGLVAPESDNNPWNYKFTWNPRNVVLAGQGGTVRFLHNGKYKYIPYHKLFRRTERIEIEEYGKFEGYANRDSLNYVQKYGLEGVPTVYRGTLRRPGFCRAWNCFVTLGATDDSFIMEDTQDMTYREFINSFLRYNPQDSVELKLMQYLKLSQDDLEMDKLIWLDIFSDKKVGLPSATPAQILQKILEEKWSLDKNDKDMIVMYHKLFYKKGDENILRTSHMVVKGKDQTYTAMSDTVGIPLAIATKLILQGKITRTGTCIPVHKNIYEPVLKELEQMGINFTEEESVMAPGEVSSL from the coding sequence ATGAAAACGATTATCATTTTAGGTGCAGGCCGTTCTGCGTCTTCTCTCATACACTATCTTTGCCAACACGCTAAAGCGAACAATTGGCAGATAAAAGTAGGCGATTTCCAGCAAGAATTGGCCGAAGAAAAGATCAAGGGGTTTGAAGATATTGCTTCAAGTTTTCAGTTTGACATCAACAATCCAACACACAGACAAGAATATATTGGGCAGGCTGATATTGTTGTTTCTTTATTACCTGCTAGGTTCCATATTGAAGCGGCTAGAGAGGCTGTAAAGCAAGGTGTTCCTTTAACTACGGCATCTTACATTACAGACGAAATGCAAGAACTTGATCAGGAAGCAAAGGACAAAGGAATTATTCTTTTGAATGAAATGGGACTTGATCCGGGAATTGATCATATGTCTGCGATGAAAATGATTGAGGAGGTTAAAGAAAAAGGCTATAGCATAGAAGGTTTTGAATCTTTTACGGGTGGTTTAGTTGCTCCAGAATCAGATAACAACCCTTGGAATTATAAATTTACATGGAACCCGCGTAACGTGGTGTTAGCAGGACAAGGTGGTACAGTTCGTTTTCTTCATAATGGGAAATATAAATACATCCCCTATCATAAATTATTTAGAAGAACAGAACGTATCGAAATAGAAGAATATGGCAAGTTTGAAGGGTATGCCAATAGAGACTCGCTGAATTATGTTCAAAAATACGGACTAGAAGGTGTACCTACAGTTTATAGAGGTACTCTAAGAAGACCCGGTTTTTGTCGTGCTTGGAACTGTTTTGTTACTCTTGGTGCAACAGACGACAGTTTTATTATGGAAGATACACAAGACATGACGTACCGAGAATTTATTAATTCTTTCTTGCGTTATAACCCTCAAGATTCTGTAGAATTAAAGTTGATGCAATACCTTAAATTGTCTCAGGATGATTTAGAAATGGATAAACTCATTTGGTTAGATATTTTTAGTGATAAAAAAGTAGGATTGCCAAGTGCTACTCCTGCTCAAATACTCCAAAAAATTCTAGAAGAAAAATGGTCACTTGATAAAAACGATAAAGACATGATCGTAATGTACCATAAGCTCTTCTACAAAAAAGGTGATGAAAATATCTTGCGCACTTCTCATATGGTTGTAAAAGGAAAAGACCAAACCTATACAGCCATGTCTGATACAGTTGGGATTCCGTTAGCTATTGCCACAAAATTAATTTTACAAGGTAAGATAACGAGAACGGGTACTTGTATTCCTGTACATAAAAATATTTACGAACCTGTACTAAAAGAACTAGAACAAATGGGTATAAACTTTACAGAAGAAGAATCTGTAATGGCTCCAGGAGAGGTTTCTAGTTTGTAA